One Tomitella gaofuii DNA segment encodes these proteins:
- a CDS encoding YqgE/AlgH family protein, producing MTYPADGEGRQESPVAQVGPGSLLVSGTHLTEPVFRRSVIYVIENNDGGTLGMVLNRPSETPLVDGLPEWSEVCSPAKVFHLGGPVKLDGALCLGVLRRGVGIDDVDGITRVDGRVVLIDVAADPLDVAPLVEGARIFVGYSGWTFGQLDGELLRDDWMVFTSRPGDIIAPPQVDLWGRVLRRQPQPWAMLATHPIDVDRN from the coding sequence GTGACGTATCCAGCTGATGGAGAGGGACGCCAGGAATCGCCGGTCGCACAGGTGGGCCCGGGGAGCCTGCTCGTGTCCGGAACCCATCTGACGGAACCGGTCTTCCGCCGCAGCGTGATCTACGTGATCGAGAACAACGACGGCGGAACGCTCGGCATGGTCCTCAATCGCCCCAGCGAGACGCCGCTGGTCGACGGCCTGCCGGAGTGGTCCGAGGTCTGCTCCCCCGCCAAGGTGTTCCACCTGGGCGGCCCGGTGAAGCTGGACGGCGCGTTGTGCCTGGGGGTTCTCCGGCGCGGCGTCGGTATCGACGACGTCGACGGGATCACCCGGGTGGACGGGCGGGTGGTCCTCATCGACGTCGCGGCGGATCCGCTCGACGTGGCGCCGCTGGTGGAGGGCGCGCGCATCTTCGTCGGCTACTCGGGGTGGACGTTCGGGCAGCTCGACGGCGAGCTGCTGCGCGACGACTGGATGGTGTTCACCTCGCGGCCGGGCGACATCATCGCGCCCCCGCAGGTGGACCTGTGGGGGCGCGTGCTCCGGCGGCAGCCCCAGCCGTGGGCGATGCTCGCGACGCATCCCATCGACGTCGATCGGAACTGA
- a CDS encoding DUF1648 domain-containing protein, giving the protein MLAAAVTAALTAVWADRLPDRIADHWSGSGAPDGFSSPWSNAWFIAALIIVIGAGAGAVAASTRAQLMLRRVMLAVACLVTGLIATVDIVLLASQLDLDDPADARLSTWSIGAGVLVGLVVGLVGAALLGDHRPRIPATAPPPPELPRADPLVLPVADTVGIGGRAAAGIYGFLAAVAVATCVLVGSPWPVPLFIAGALLVAVVSRFNVVLDDKGLRVLCLGVTMIGYGADEFTESRVHDVHPFAEFGGWGLRVRPRRRYGVVTRRGPGFTVRAASGDRITVTTDRANEFAAAANALADRAARG; this is encoded by the coding sequence GTGCTCGCCGCCGCGGTCACGGCGGCGCTCACCGCCGTGTGGGCGGACCGGCTGCCCGACCGCATCGCTGATCACTGGTCCGGTTCGGGCGCCCCCGACGGCTTCTCCAGCCCGTGGTCCAACGCATGGTTCATCGCGGCGCTCATCATCGTGATCGGCGCCGGCGCCGGGGCCGTCGCCGCGTCGACCCGCGCGCAACTGATGCTCAGGCGCGTCATGCTGGCGGTGGCGTGCCTGGTCACCGGGCTGATCGCCACCGTCGACATCGTGCTCCTCGCAAGCCAACTCGACCTGGACGACCCGGCGGACGCCCGCCTGAGCACCTGGTCGATAGGGGCGGGGGTCCTCGTCGGCCTCGTCGTAGGGCTCGTCGGCGCGGCACTGCTGGGCGACCACCGTCCACGGATTCCGGCGACCGCGCCTCCGCCGCCGGAGCTGCCCCGTGCCGACCCGCTCGTCTTGCCGGTCGCGGACACCGTGGGCATCGGCGGGCGTGCCGCCGCCGGAATCTACGGTTTCCTCGCCGCCGTCGCGGTGGCGACGTGCGTACTGGTGGGGTCGCCGTGGCCGGTGCCGCTGTTCATCGCGGGGGCGCTGCTCGTCGCCGTGGTATCACGATTCAACGTGGTTCTCGACGACAAGGGTCTGCGCGTGCTGTGTCTCGGAGTGACGATGATCGGGTACGGGGCCGACGAGTTCACCGAGTCCCGCGTGCACGATGTGCACCCGTTCGCCGAATTCGGCGGCTGGGGGCTGCGCGTGCGCCCGCGCAGGCGGTACGGGGTGGTCACCCGGCGCGGGCCCGGATTCACAGTACGCGCCGCGTCCGGCGACAGGATCACCGTGACCACCGATCGCGCAAACGAGTTCGCGGCCGCCGCCAACGCGCTGGCGGACCGCGCCGCCCGCGGCTGA